The Daphnia carinata strain CSIRO-1 chromosome 1, CSIRO_AGI_Dcar_HiC_V3, whole genome shotgun sequence sequence TGGACGAACCCGATTTCCATCGCGATGGAACTCGCGTGGTTTACGACGCTTTACAGTGGACTTTAATGAGAGGTATAGAATAATACGAGCTCATTCGTTTATCTTTACACGTATTTTAAAgggtttttaaaattaaacaattttaTGACATGCACACATAGGGAAGTATGACGCCCGTATCAGAGTGATCCTTCACGATTGGGCGACTGAGCTGTTTGGATTAAGCGTCGAGCACtttgaaatgttggaagaCGCCATCGTTCAGAGAGTTAGTAACTTCTCTCCCGGCTCTAAATCTCCGCAGTAAGTTAAGTGCCTcctataaaaaacaaaaaacataactTTACATTATGCTCATTACGGctgtttctttaaattttaaacaaaacaaaaacagggaggaaaatgagcaaaaaaagcaagcgaaaatgaaacaagcCAAAAAGTACGCTCTCATTGGCGCAGCTTCCGTTGGCGGAGGCGTCCTGCTCGGTCTGACGGGCGGCTTAGTAGCCCCACTTCTTGGCGCAAGTTTGGCAACTCTCTTTGGTATTGGCtgaaaacgtttttgtttaactttAATTTGGTAAAAGACGCGCAGAGAAGCAACCAAGTGACGCTCTAAACACGATGAATCGACTAACCAACTTTgcttcttttatgtttttaaaattggcTCTGGAAGAAGTTCTATCATTTAATTAATGAACTTATTAGGTGTGGGTAGTGCAGCAACGGCTGGCAGCGTTGCCGGAGCAGCCGTCGTCGGCTCACTTTTCGGCGCCGCCGGAGCTGGCGTCTCGGGCTACAAGATGAACAAGCGAGTGGGTGACGttgaagagttttttttcgCTCCTCTTTCACCTGGAGAAGGCTCCCGATTGAATGTTACAATCGCCGTTCCTGGTTGGCTTCCACCAATCACTAGTCGAGGAAGTAACGACGAAGACGGCGAAAAGGGCGACGTCACTGACGACGAAAATAGCGACACGGATGAAGACGAAGCCATTCAGCGACAGCGTCTGATGCAACCCTTTGATGGCTTGATTCATTCCAGGGAGCAGTACGGACTGCAGTACGAAACCAAGTATCTGGCAGAAATGGGCCAAGCAATCGATACCATCTGTAGTATGGCCATTTCGATGGCAGCAACTGAAGTATTAAAAATGACCATCTTTCACGGTATACCATTTcacttcatttctttttaaagtttaattttgactttcttttttgtccagGTTTGATCTCGGCAGTGGCTCTTCCCCGCACAGTAAGTTTACTATaatatgtaaaaaaagaaatatatattttatctTTAGGTCATTCCATCTTTTTTATGGATTTGCTttggaaacaataaaagatCCTTAGTCTGACGTCCATCATCGACAACCCGTGGAACGTTTGCTGTAACCGGAGCGCTCaggttttttccttttgtttattaCGAAACAAGTCTCTCGTtgcccatctttttttctttctgcgtTTCGAATTCCCGACTGCTGCTACCAATGTTTTCTAGGTAAGACGAGCCTTTCATTGCGCACTGGAGTCCGCAACTCTCGATCgatcccctttttctttcacacgCGTGTTGTATATATAAGCTCACGCTCTAAACTTTcccattcttttatttctttaaagagagaaaaaacaaaaaagatctTGATAGTCTATCCGCTTTAATTTTGAAGATCGTGACTGGTTGTTAGTCGTATTTTCGGAAGGatcgtagaaaaaaaacaggagtgataacaaaaaaattctaaaaatcgCACCCGTTCGTTCCGTTTTCACGTAAAACTTAATGAGGAAACGCAAGAAGAGAGTGGTTTTGTTATCCGGTTGTATATCTACGGCACGATTCGCTGGGATCTgttccaaacttttttttttctgtctctttctgtttttttttatagttggTGACACATTGCGCAAAAATGGAACTTGACGCGTGCCATGATGCCATGCATTCGGaagtaaaagagagaaagaaaaatagaaacctTGGAAACAAGGAGAGGAAGGCGGCAACTGTTTTTTGTGCGTCTTCGTTCAGAAATGTATCGGaaatgtcatttgttttttgtggtGTCTAAGAAGAGACGCAGGAACTTGATTGAAATTCGGCAGACTACTAATTATTTTATGTTTATGCGCCTCATTTACTGCATACTTCTAAAACAGTGCTTGTCTAATTACATAGCGAAgagttaaacaaattttgattttcacaAACTTTAATGAgtataaaaatatatagttttttttcatttgtttcaggTAGGAGAAATGTTAGCGGAGTCGCTGATGGATGGCAATTTCGGACGTCGACCCGTCACTCTTTGCGGATTCAGCCTTGGTGCTCGTGTAATTTATTTCTGCCTCAAAGTAAtgagaatttatttttttcccttcgccCAAACGCTATTTTATCTCTCTTGTCTGTTTCATtgtccttttttgttgttgtttcacaTCGATCCGACGTGAGTTTGCCGCCCTTGTCATTCAATTGCCGCACAACCGTACCCTTTCCCGCTTCCTTACACCCGTTTTTAGCCCTTACCTGCCatttatcttttcattttttatttgaagcGAGTTTTCTTAACAATTATCAAAATATTTCCTGTTTAGGAATTGCAACGAAAAGGTGAGAAAGGTCGAGGGATCGTCCAGGACGCCGTTCTTATAGGTAAACCAGCTGACTAAATTTCATTGCCTAAGTTACACGTTTAATGAGCTTACGATCGTCAATTTTAGGGACCCCTGTCACGGGAAGCCCAGTTGAATGGCGCCCTTTATTAGAGGTCGTCGCAGGCCATCTAGTCAACGCTTATTCTgagtaaaataataacaatgtTATCAAATGCAtactaatttttaaaacatcaatCTCTATCACGTTTCAGAAATGATTGGGTGTTGAAAATTATTTACCGAACGGCATCGGCGGCTTACGATGTGGCAGGACTCCAGGCCATTGATATTGAACATAAAAAACTCGTCAATGTCGACCTTTCTCAACTGATAAGTGGTAGGTGTATTACGTTTACTACTATTTGTACGGGATTATATACGACCGTTCAACATGTCGTGATTCTTGTGTAAACAGGTCACGGTGACTATAGGACCAAAGCTACCGAATGCCTTAAAGCTACGCGATTGTTACGTGTTGTTGCAATAACACCGGAAACCGTCCAGGTAATTGTTTTTCAGCCCATACTGTTTGTGTATCCTTTGCTTTGTTATTGGAAGAAAGGCTTTGGCAAATGCCAGGGGTTTGTTAAATTGGGCCAGTAGCAAAAATCTGCTCAAATGCATTAAGGTTGAACATATTTCATTGTTGCGTACGACGTGCAGTAGAGAATGAGAATATCGATCTgatgcgcattttttttttcttgacggAATCGATAGGATCCAGCGGAAATGTCGGACAGCAGCGAAGATGACGAAAAAGATCGACTCATTCCGGGGTCATCGTCAGCAGTTGATCATCCAATGCGATCGAGTTTgaaagaatcgaaaaaaatatgagcgttatattttattttttttccctcgctCGTGTAGATGATGTGATTCAGTATGACATGCAGCATATCATTTCGACCTTTGTATACGTAAATAATTGAAACATGTCGATATGCCATGGCATACGTCCATACAATATTGCCAGTCACATGTACAACCGCGATATTCGTGGACCATACGATGTGTGTGTAGACCAAGGATCGATAAGTCAATAAAAAGgcgatattaaaaaaaaaagaaaaacatttgaaaaatatttgcgCATGTTTGAAACGCTGTTTTGAATTCAACTGTTGTTCATACATACGCGTTGTCTATCCGATATAACCTGCTGGCTTTTTTGAGGGGGAGGGCTTGGGATTTACATATAATTTCTATGCACTGTTTGcttagaaaaaggaaacaagtCACATATTTAAATAGATCGGCCGCATACAAAAAGGGAAGTTTACGTTGTATAATATTGTGACAGTCATATGGTGCTTCAcgaatttaatgaaaaaaaagatccgTTTGATTTGCTGGTAATAGTTAAGCATTCCTATGAGGCATCTGCTTTAGCCTACAGCAATATCTCCTCGGTCGGGGACGCTATAATAGTCTATGGTGAAACGTGATAGACTGTGTGGTTCAATCAATCAATAATCTTGTGCAATAAGAAGGGGGAACTGTGCTGAGGCATCTTCTTCATATGCATAACAGCGTGGAATGCCAATATATGGATGCTGATCGGGCCGAAAAAGGGGTCGTGCACGGcaatgaagaggaaaa is a genomic window containing:
- the LOC130691495 gene encoding transmembrane and coiled-coil domain-containing protein 4-like, giving the protein MAKWSDPTRYAYASLFALSLNERYSESCDLEFRQQSLHRLLQHLNLMRCESMMQLLMENETGHTKDPYVEMLLDEPDFHRDGTRVVYDALQWTLMRGKYDARIRVILHDWATELFGLSVEHFEMLEDAIVQRVSNFSPGSKSPQEENEQKKQAKMKQAKKYALIGAASVGGGVLLGLTGGLVAPLLGASLATLFGVGSAATAGSVAGAAVVGSLFGAAGAGVSGYKMNKRVGDVEEFFFAPLSPGEGSRLNVTIAVPGWLPPITSRGSNDEDGEKGDVTDDENSDTDEDEAIQRQRLMQPFDGLIHSREQYGLQYETKYLAEMGQAIDTICSMAISMAATEVLKMTIFHGLISAVALPRTILSLTSIIDNPWNVCCNRSAQVGEMLAESLMDGNFGRRPVTLCGFSLGARVIYFCLKELQRKGEKGRGIVQDAVLIGTPVTGSPVEWRPLLEVVAGHLVNAYSENDWVLKIIYRTASAAYDVAGLQAIDIEHKKLVNVDLSQLISGHGDYRTKATECLKATRLLRVVAITPETVQDPAEMSDSSEDDEKDRLIPGSSSAVDHPMRSSLKESKKI